The genome window AATCACACATCAGATCACAAAAGCTGCACCTTTCTCTGTCACAGTGAATCCCGAGTCAGTATTGAGGATTCCCACATTGCAAGGATCTCTGAAATTACTGGCCGTCAAGCTGCCTGAATTTCAGGCTCAAATCATCCAAAGTGATTTTAATCAAGGCCAGTtcacctttaaaaataaaaaaaaccccaacttgcCATCTTGAGCAGCAGCTTAGAGCTGCCAAcgtgcaggggcagggggaggagggagaaggagggagagcaggaaggcaggagctgcagcagcagagctcaggaagcGCTGGATCCGTGCTGAGGTAAGGCTGCTTGCTTGGCAGCACAACCCTGATGGGGACTGGGCAGGTTTTCCTCACCTTGGGGCAGCTGGGAGCCTCCAGCACAGGATTTGTGCTGCTTTCCATAGGCAAATTTTGGTGCCTTATTTCCTCACTGAAGGTCTTGGTTGGCAAAGTGTCCTCCTCTATTTCTGGCTCTGACCgagctgctttttccctgcAGGACTCTCTGGCTGAAGTTGAGGAGAAATACAAGAAGGCTATGGTGTCAAATGCTCAGCTGGACAATGAGAAAACCAATTTCATGTACCAGGTGGACACCCTGAAGGATGCACTCCTAGAGTTagaggagcagctggcagaaTCCAGGAGGCAATATGAAGAGAAAAGTAAAGTATGTAAAGAGCTCTggcatggggaaaaaacagggagagaTTTGGAGGGGGGGAGAGATCTTTGGGAGGAGGCAGCTAAATTATTATTCAATATTTTGCATTACTGGTTTAATTAGCATTAAGTGAAATACCAATTTGTTGTGTACTTGTGATCGTACAAATGAGAATTTTCCctaagccatttctgaagaAGGGGAGAAATGTTCTGGCTGGTAAAGGCTATATTGGTATTATCACACCTCCTTTTATATTCCATCTCCAAAGTAAATTCATGGGGTTTGTCCATAGGGACTTCTGGAGCAGTTTTGCACACAAAGGTGTCTCCAGGCAGCCTGTGGGAGGGTTGTGCAGTTCAGTGGTGGTTAAATGTTGAATTAAGTTTTACATTAATTCAGCAGCTGGCAGCGATTTGTTCTTAAATAATAAATCTGGGGCTTATGTTTTCAGAACTGTCTTCTTGTAGTTTGGGGCATTTCACTACACTCCACTTCAAAACACAGTTCCTGAAAGAtactgtgtggttttttttctttttatttaaaagtccAGCTAACTTTCAGTTCATGGCCATGTGGGAAGAGTGGGTTAAATTGCCATCCATTCATCTGTGCAGTCTGAAGGACTGGAGTGTAAAAGCTCTTCAGCCTGCTGCTCAGCTTGTGAAATGGGCTAAATGATGTCTGCCACTTCTATATTTGGTGCAATAATAGCATCTTGGAAAAAGGACAAACTCGTTAAAAATTGCACTCTTGTGGGATTGTGATTAGAGGGATATTCATGAATTACATTGCAGTAagcattttctttgtgtttgggcttattttcctctttttgatGGGATGCTATTTTTGATTAATATTAATCTAGTGAATATTTTGTTATTCACAGGAATTTGAGAGGGAGAAACACGCTCATAGCATATTGCAGTTTCAGTTCATGGAAATCAAAGAGGCTttgaagcagagagaagaaatgcTTGCAGTAAGTAactggttttttcttttaatggctTCTTTGATTGGTACATTCCCAAGCAGCAGTAGAGTGGAGAATGTGAGGCATGGAGAATTTTATTCCCTATTCAAGTTTCTCACCAGAAGAAATATTAGTGTTTCAGGCCAAACAGGTTCAGAGCTGACTAATGCAAATAGTACTTTCCTAAGTATTACCTTATTCTTCCTAAGTATTGCATTTTGGACAGCTGTTTGTGGAGATGCAGAGGAAAATAACAGAACTGGAAAATACAAGAACAGTAACTTGTTTTAAGTGATGTTGTGGATAACAAGATTGTCTTCAGGAGCACAGGTTCAGTTGGGATGTCAGGAACTGTGCATTGAAGTTACTCAATTACTTTAGCACCTGacttttttcattctttggcATCACTGCAATCTTGGCCTTCCTTGTTAACCTGTTACCTGCTTTCTGTCTTCTTGTTTTGCTCCTGCCCCTCAGGAAATCCAACAGCTGCAACAGAAACAGCAGAGCTATGTCAGGGAAATTTCTGATCTCCAGGAGACAATAGAgtggaaagacaaaaaaataggGGTAGGACTTGTCAACTCCTCCAATGTGTTCAAAGTGACACTGATCCTGCTTTTGTAAAACCCCTCTGTAGTGCCTTTGCTTGCTGTGGCTGTCCTATGGTGTTGCCAGTGAAGTAGCAAATAGCAAGTGTTGTCTTTGGCCAGTAGTACCTTAAAATCCAAGGAAAACctagcagctgctctgctttcaaaCCACGGGCAATTGATTTGCTGTGCTGCACCATTTGCATTTGCCATATGGGGAAAGGAAGTGCTATTTATAATGCAATTCCATCAGCACTGAGTTTTCTCTTGTTCGGATTCAATCTGCAGACTGAGCAGAAACTGGAGTGGGATAAAGAGGTAATGGAGCTATTTATAGGAGGTTGGGATGAAAGTCTCCCTTGCTTCTCATCCCTTCCCACCACCTCTTATCAAAGCCACATGGAAAGCCACTCTGGTTTTCTTTTGCAGCTGAACACTGAAAGGCTTCCTGAAGAAAGTAGGAGAAAGAAATCTGGCAGCTTGCCCATGTTTGTGATGTCCAATATTTTGTAGCAGCTTGAAACTGAAAattgcctaatttttttttaaattgatctATTTGTACTTAGATAGAAATACTGGGAGGGGGAAGTTCAGTAGCAAAATATGCATTTGCACATGGTGCATTCCAGACTAAGGATGGCTTAATGGCAGCtttcaaattaattcaaatgtaaaataaaaagactCCTGAAATCCAGTGGGCCTATTTCCATGCCCTTCCATTAACACGTGGGAATGACATGGAGTCCTCAGTGTGCATGCTGAAGCAGTGTGGGTTTGGATCAGCTTGTCTAGCAGATAAGAATAAAAAGTGGACCTTCATTTGAAGGGTCCCCAGTGAAGAATTGGGCTCTGAATGTCTTTGGCAGGAATTCTTGGTTACTGAGGAAGCTTTCTTGGATTTGAGGTTTCTCTCTCTGTATGCAAACTCAGTCCTATAATTTGTAAACTCAACCTTTTTCATCTGTGTCCCTTCCATCCCCTGAATATCTTAAATCTGCTCATTCTTGTCTACATTTGTTTTCATGGCCTTTACTTGtctcccttcctttcttcaCATCTGCTCTGTCTGTGTTGGGAACTCAGGCACTAGAGAGGCAGAAAGATTTCTTTGATTCCATAAGGAGTGAGCGGGATGACCTTAGAGACGAAGTGCTTGTGCTGAAGGAGCAACTGAAGGTATGcaagaggaataaaataaatttatattcacCTGCTGACCCTTTTTCCCTGTACATTTGGGCAGAAATATTAGATCTAGCTCAGTAGCAGTAACTCAATTTTCATGTTGCCCATAAATTGCCATTTCAGGGATTTTCTATATGAAGTCCTTTCCCCTGCTATTGATTGTGAGTTCTCAGTGTAGACTGGAGTATAAAGAAGTTGTTTTTGTAGGAGTCACTTCTCTGAGGAACATCTTATGCAGCAGatttatgttaaaaataataaaaaaaaagagatggggTCACATGCTTTCTGTCAGAATGGCTGAACTGAGAACTGCAATATCTGTTCTCCTTCCTGACTCCCGGCCACGTTTAATGGAATGATTGAAACAATTGTTTATTCAGAGTATCTTGGACAAGAGCACTTGACAGTCCTTCCCTTGCTGAGCAGCAGGCTCTaaagctttgcttttgcttCCCACAGAAACATGGAATAATCCCAGACTCTGATGTAGCCACCAACGGGGACACATCAGACATCCTGGATAACGAAGGACACTTGGATTCTCCCCGAAGTGCCCCAGGCACCACTCAGGCATTAAAGACAGGAGGGGAGGGCATGCTAGGTAAGTGCTGTGTGTCCtctcagcccctgctgcctgTCTGTCCTTCATTCACCCACCTCTGCTTGGATGGGGCAGTTGTTAGTGGGACAATTAACAGCACGCAGCATGCTCCTTGTCCAGTCACTCCCTGTGCATTTCCCTGCTTCCTTCGTGTTGATTAGCACTCCCAAGTGtgtcctgcagcctcctccagcagcagacTTCACCTCCCCTGCAAGGTGACACAGGATGGGAATGCAAATAGGACATTACAGATAAGCAGCAGTCATTCACGTTGCCATTTACACTCTGAATTGGAAAATTGTCCCTGGataatcctgctgctgctcagtgtttCTCAGCACATGCCTTAAATATTCagggaaaaaggcattttagtTTCCTATCAAGAGCTTGTATGTTGGTTCATTGATGTCCCTGAGAACTGTGTCTGCTTGAACaacagtgctgggctctgccaaaGCACACCAAAGGATAAATTCTTTGCTCTTGTGCTATTGAACACTTAAAATTAACACTTCTGTGTTTTTACTTGTTACATTGACACTTCAGTTACATCCTTTGAATTTGACAGCGTTAGGAAGGAGAAATCTGGTTGGCAAAACCTCTTTATGCTTTTATGTGTTGAACTTAGTAAAGAACTATTGTACTAGTGTAAGGaaataaagtaatatttttgctttgttggattttttttttgttctaaatGAACATATTAATAAATAGCTGCAGGCAGCCAATTGTTGCAAGTGCAGGTTCTCTTGCTTTGAGCTTTTGGCTGCTTTTTCCTCACTCAGTTTCTGTGTGGAAACAATGTGGAACACCAAAAACCAAGGTAAgggtgtatttttaaatgtaatatgTTTTCTACATCTCTTAATcctggggtttcttttttcagaaTAGGTACAGCATAGACCCAAAAACTAACAACACTATTGTTTTAATATCTGttgcttttaaatataaattgaaGGAAAAGTGTTACAACAAAAATAACCTTCAAAAAACCACAGAAGTCCCCACCCCTTTGGGTGGGTGAAATAAGGGGCTCAGGTTACCTGAGCTTTGATCTGTGCTGGGAGGTCTGAACAGCCAAACTATTCCCTTGCCAATCAGATTTTACATTCAGTGTCTGTCATCAGGCACTGATCATGCCTGTCTtgagattttaaaagcaaaatattactGAATATTCCTTCATGATTCCATTGTAATGGCATCAGACTCCTGCACGGATAGAGGGGTGTCAGGGTTAAGGCTGCAGAGAAAATTGCTGAGGAAGAGCAGTCCTTAGAGGTACATCTGCAGGTGTTGCTGTTAAATGGCACTGCTTCAACCAGCTGATCTCCTCTGCCAGAGCTGTCAtccccacagccaggagcaAAAATCTCCTCCCTTACAAAACACGAGCCAGCACCTGAGAGTTCTTGCTTTGAGAGGGTGGTGGTGAGTTTCACTGATCAAACCCCCTGGATCCTTACTAATTCAATTGCTGCTTTGCCTCACAAAATTGGCAAAAGCTGATCTTTTATTAACCTGCTCTTATTCTGTCTTTCGGGTTTTGAGTGGGGAGGTAAGTGCTGTGGTGTGGCCCCCTCAACTTTCTCAATGGTCTTTTAGGCAAAGCCAAGGAAGTGGAgatgaaaaatgagattttggaggatgtggggaaaagagaaatcttGCAGAATACTGAGCATGAGGAACACAAAGAGGAGTCTGAGGAGGAAGTACAGACATTGCATGCTGCTGAAAACGCAAAGGCAGAACAAATGGTTGAAGAACGGCACGCCCTGCCTGCAGTGATGTTACCAGAGAGTAGGTTTGCAGAGCAAGCCCAAAGCCTCCCAGAACCTGTGTCAGGGAGCACTCCTTCaaacagtgacagtgacacagatgGCTTGAGAAAGGTCACAGagcccaggggcacagcagcccagcagcctgagAGTGCACAGGCTGAACACCATGACTTGAGTGCAAGGACAAATGAgatcctggagctgggctctcTGCAAGGCCACCCGATTTTTGAGACTCCTCAGGAAATGTTCTGTGActcaggcacagagcagcagctgggagaagcTGCACCCAACCAGGAAGAGCAAGAGGATCTTGAAACCAGCCATGCCCTGAGTGATGATGAAATGGATGAAGGGTCTGACACCACAAGTGAGGGCAGTGAGTTGGTTTCCAACCAGGCAGGGCTACCTGAGGGAGCAGTGGCAGGCTTGCTTAGGGAagagggaaatgtggagagTTCCACTCCAGAGGAACCCCAGCACTCAGAAGAAAGTGCTGAAAACAAGGTTGCAAATGTCTTGGAGGAAAAGTTTGTTGACTGCACTGATGGGAGAAGTGATAAAACAGCAGGTGACAGAGCTGAAGAAGAAGATGAGGTTGGGAACACAGTTCAGGGTCAGATGAGGGAAGATGAGTCTGTGGCtttggaggggacagagccatgTGAAAGGGATGTCCCAGCAGAGCCGCTTGGAAAGGAAGGTGGAGAACATCAGGTATTGATCCAACCAGATTCTTCACAGGACAGTGCTTCAGCATCCCCAGAGGAACCAGGTACACAAGGTAAAAGTGAAGAGGAAACTGCTACAGCTGAGAAGGATGGACAGAAGGAAGAGCTGATGGAAGAGCTGGAGGAGTGTTCAGGTTCTGCTGGAACAGGCAGGCAAGGTGTGGTGTCTGTGGAGGCAGCAGGCTCCATTCCTGAGGGAAAGGGAggtgagctgcagcaggcacagccaggaacAGAGGTTGGGGCGATCACTCAGGAAACCCATTCAGACCCAAGTCTTTTAGATGATAAAGTTAAGGAGTCAGAATTGGAAACAGGAGATGAGGCTGGCGAAGGACAGGAAAGTAGGACAGAATGGGTAGAAGATCTGAATCCAAAGGCAGAGGTTCAAACAAGTTGGGGTAGTGAAGAAACAGCAGAAGGtacagagggagagaaaaatgttCCTTCAGAGGGTGAAGAGCAGGAGGTGGTTCAACAAGTAGAAGGTGAATCTAAAGAGGAGTCAGGTGTAGGTGTTACTGTAACTACTGAAAACAAAGCCAGTAAAGAAACTCTGAAAGAAAACGAGCAAGAGGTAGAGCTTGCACACCACCCTGGTGGAGAATCTGCTTCTGAGGAAGGTGCAAATGATGCCCTGCAACAGAAACCTGTGCAGGATGAAAACATTGGTGAACAGGTTAAGTTGGAGGAAGGGGCAGATAATTCCCTGGCACAGAAACTTGTGCAGAACGAAAACATTGGCGAACAAGTTAAACTGGAGGAAGGTGCAAATAATTCCCTGCCCCAGGAAGCTGTGCAGGATGAAAAGATTAGTGAACAAGTTAAATTGGAGGAAGGTGTAAATGATTCCCTAGAACAGAAAGCTGTGCAGGATGAAAACACTAATGAACAGGTTAAATTGCAGGAAAGGGCAAATAATTCCCTGCCCCAGAAAGCTGTGCAGGATGAAAAGATTAGTGAACAAGTTAAACTGGAGGAAGGTGCAAATGATTCCCTGGAACAGAAAGCTGTGCAGGATGACATTAGTGAACAAGTGAAATTGGAGGAAGAAGTAAATGATTCCCTGCCACAGAAACCTGTGCTGGATGACATTAGTGAACAAGTGAAATTGGAGGACCAAGCAGAGGAAAGCCTGGAAGATGATGGTGATGCATTTGATTTTGATGAAGAGTCAAATCAAATACTAGAATCTGATGGAAAATGTGATGGAGAGAAAGCTGATGCACAGGGAGAAGAGGGTGATGGAGCAAATGGTGCTGTTGGAAAAACTGCCCACACAGacaaagctggagagggaagagaCAAAATGGAAACCAAAGATGCCTTGACCAAAGGTGGTGAAGCCCTGCAGCATAAGAAAGATGAGCCTGAAGAAACAGGGTGCTTGCAAGGGGAAGCATTGGGGAAAGCtgatgaggaggaagatgaaATCAAAGTATCAGATTCTAGTAAAGTGGGAAAATTCCAGGATCAAGATGTTTTGGAACAGGATTTGGAAAGTGCTTTCATTAAGAGGGCTGAAAGCAGGGAGGATCTGCAGGTTGGTAAAAGGAGTAAGGGCAGGTCCAGAGATGACTGTACAATCTCCTGAGCTCAGAATCTCAAACCTGCACGAGTTCCATGCTCTGTGAGCAGTCCCAGGACACAAACATGCACTTTGCACAAGACATCAGACCTTGGAATACTCTTAGAGCTTTGCCTTTGTAGGTAACTCAGCATAAAGCACGGATGTGGTAACGATGCAAGTTTTAAGTTATTCACTGTTGTATACCCACCACAAGAAATTGTgagtgggtttggttttgctgtgtCTCAGGTGGAAAGCTTATCACCTGATGAGGAAGCTTCACAACTTGactattgaaattattttatgcaATTAAAGTACCTCTAGTGTGGAtagctgctcctggggaatttctataggaatttttttattctagCCTAGTTGATCAATATCATGAATGTATATTGGGCCTTTGTGAATTTATGCACATTATGCTTACTTGTACTTAGATCTACAACAAGTATATGAACTCTTGATGAAGGAACTCAGCAGATCAGCCATCACTGATGGTGAAACTTCTTTCAGAATGCTTAAAGCCTATGAACCaatctcttgattttttttttaatatgaagaaaaaaagatcttttCATTCCACCTTGTGTGTATTTCTTATATGGTCACATTCCAAAATATAGTTCGATCACTGTGAATCTGCTTAGTCTGAGCACTTTGGAAAAGCAATACACAGTTTGGAGAAAGTGCAAGAAGCAGGTCTTAGTTTGATGAAAGGAATAAATATCTACATGTTTACTTCATTTAGGCACTTTGCACCACAATAGGCCTTTTACACCATGTCTCAcatggggtttttatttttttccagagaaagtgTCAATACACACTGTAATGTGTGCTTAGGTTTGCTATCAAGTACTGTCTAgatatgaatatataaaaaatatctatttttccaagaagatttttgtttaaaattgcatttgcttgctgcattatatatatattattttttgcaAACTCTGATTCTGAAACAATGTTTTTATCTCTGAAACAAATCTTATCTCTTTCCTTCTGGAAAGAAGATAACTTTGCATGTCTTAACTCTTGCTGGATATCAGACCAAAGATGACTGTTGTTTTGTGTACTAGCCCCCTGGTGCCTTTTGGAAAAGCTGGGTTGCTTTGAATTGCTGGCATAAATTAAGCTTGTGGACTCCCTTGCTGTATTTCCTCTTGCATCTCTGCTAGTGCTTGGGAGGAAGAGCATGTTTTGCATatataaatattcatttaagTGTTAAGCAATGAATGTCCCAAGGGAATGCAGACCGAGGGGGGTGTGGGCTGTGGAAGGTTGTATTTGTGTTGATGTTACAAAGTTGT of Zonotrichia leucophrys gambelii isolate GWCS_2022_RI chromosome 7, RI_Zleu_2.0, whole genome shotgun sequence contains these proteins:
- the LRRFIP1 gene encoding leucine-rich repeat flightless-interacting protein 1 isoform X4, which translates into the protein MGTPGAGRKRLPNRERLTAEDDALNQIAREAEARLAAKRAARAEAREIRMKELERQQKEIYQVQKKYYGLDTKWGDIEQWMEDSERYSRRARRNASASDEDERMSVGSRGSLRAGLESERTKKKSYSKATNGYEEDVYGSSQSRKSSRPSLLYSDALPARSYRASVYDESVYSGSRRYSAPSSRAPSEYSCYLGSGSRASSRASSARASPVIEERPEKDFEKGARTVSSLSAATLASLGGTSSRRGSGDTSISADTEASIREIKDSLAEVEEKYKKAMVSNAQLDNEKTNFMYQVDTLKDALLELEEQLAESRRQYEEKSKEFEREKHAHSILQFQFMEIKEALKQREEMLAEIQQLQQKQQSYVREISDLQETIEWKDKKIGALERQKDFFDSIRSERDDLRDEVLVLKEQLKKHGIIPDSDVATNGDTSDILDNEGHLDSPRSAPGTTQALKTGGEGMLGKAKEVEMKNEILEDVGKREILQNTEHEEHKEESEEEVQTLHAAENAKAEQMVEERHALPAVMLPESRFAEQAQSLPEPVSGSTPSNSDSDTDGLRKVTEPRGTAAQQPESAQAEHHDLSARTNEILELGSLQGHPIFETPQEMFCDSGTEQQLGEAAPNQEEQEDLETSHALSDDEMDEGSDTTSEGSELVSNQAGLPEGAVAGLLREEGNVESSTPEEPQHSEESAENKVANVLEEKFVDCTDGRSDKTAGDRAEEEDEVGNTVQGQMREDESVALEGTEPCERDVPAEPLGKEGGEHQVLIQPDSSQDSASASPEEPGTQGKSEEETATAEKDGQKEELMEELEECSGSAGTGRQGVVSVEAAGSIPEGKGGELQQAQPGTEVGAITQETHSDPSLLDDKVKESELETGDEAGEGQESRTEWVEDLNPKAEVQTSWGSEETAEGTEGEKNVPSEGEEQEVVQQVEGESKEESGVGVTVTTENKASKETLKENEQEVELAHHPGGESASEEGANDALQQKPVQDENIGEQVKLEEGADNSLAQKLVQNENIGEQVKLEEGANNSLPQEAVQDEKISEQVKLEEGVNDSLEQKAVQDENTNEQVKLQERANNSLPQKAVQDEKISEQVKLEEGANDSLEQKAVQDDISEQVKLEEEVNDSLPQKPVLDDISEQVKLEDQAEESLEDDGDAFDFDEESNQILESDGKCDGEKADAQGEEGDGANGAVGKTAHTDKAGEGRDKMETKDALTKGGEALQHKKDEPEETGCLQGEALGKADEEEDEIKVSDSSKVGKFQDQDVLEQDLESAFIKRAESREDLQVGKRSKGRSRDDCTIS
- the LRRFIP1 gene encoding leucine-rich repeat flightless-interacting protein 1 isoform X6 is translated as MGTPGAGRKRLPNRERLTAEDDALNQIAREAEARLAAKRAARAEAREIRMKELERQQKEIYQVQKKYYGLDTKWGDIEQWMEDSERYSRRARRNASASDEDERMSVGSRGSLRASYYSDLGVPNSSYASTSQLSSQNGNWPSLLYSDALPARSYRASVYDESVYSGSRRYSAPSSRAPSEYSCYLGSGSRASSRASSARASPVIEERPEKDFEKGARTVSSLSAATLASLGGTSSRRGSGDTSISADTEASIREIKDSLAEVEEKYKKAMVSNAQLDNEKTNFMYQVDTLKDALLELEEQLAESRRQYEEKSKEFEREKHAHSILQFQFMEIKEALKQREEMLAEIQQLQQKQQSYVREISDLQETIEWKDKKIGALERQKDFFDSIRSERDDLRDEVLVLKEQLKKHGIIPDSDVATNGDTSDILDNEGHLDSPRSAPGTTQALKTGGEGMLGKAKEVEMKNEILEDVGKREILQNTEHEEHKEESEEEVQTLHAAENAKAEQMVEERHALPAVMLPESRFAEQAQSLPEPVSGSTPSNSDSDTDGLRKVTEPRGTAAQQPESAQAEHHDLSARTNEILELGSLQGHPIFETPQEMFCDSGTEQQLGEAAPNQEEQEDLETSHALSDDEMDEGSDTTSEGSELVSNQAGLPEGAVAGLLREEGNVESSTPEEPQHSEESAENKVANVLEEKFVDCTDGRSDKTAGDRAEEEDEVGNTVQGQMREDESVALEGTEPCERDVPAEPLGKEGGEHQVLIQPDSSQDSASASPEEPGTQGKSEEETATAEKDGQKEELMEELEECSGSAGTGRQGVVSVEAAGSIPEGKGGELQQAQPGTEVGAITQETHSDPSLLDDKVKESELETGDEAGEGQESRTEWVEDLNPKAEVQTSWGSEETAEGTEGEKNVPSEGEEQEVVQQVEGESKEESGVGVTVTTENKASKETLKENEQEVELAHHPGGESASEEGANDALQQKPVQDENIGEQVKLEEGADNSLAQKLVQNENIGEQVKLEEGANNSLPQEAVQDEKISEQVKLEEGVNDSLEQKAVQDENTNEQVKLQERANNSLPQKAVQDEKISEQVKLEEGANDSLEQKAVQDDISEQVKLEEEVNDSLPQKPVLDDISEQVKLEDQAEESLEDDGDAFDFDEESNQILESDGKCDGEKADAQGEEGDGANGAVGKTAHTDKAGEGRDKMETKDALTKGGEALQHKKDEPEETGCLQGEALGKADEEEDEIKVSDSSKVGKFQDQDVLEQDLESAFIKRAESREDLQVGKRSKGRSRDDCTIS
- the LRRFIP1 gene encoding leucine-rich repeat flightless-interacting protein 1 isoform X12, with the translated sequence MGTPGAGRKRLPNRERLTAEDDALNQIAREAEARLAAKRAARAEAREIRMKELERQQKEIYQVQKKYYGLDTKWGDIEQWMEDSERYSRRARRNASASDEDERMSVGSRGSLRPSLLYSDALPARSYRASVYDESVYSGSRRYSAPSSRAPSEYSCYLGSGSRASSRASSARASPVIEERPEKDFEKGARTVSSLSAATLASLGGTSSRRGSGDTSISADTEASIREIKDSLAEVEEKYKKAMVSNAQLDNEKTNFMYQVDTLKDALLELEEQLAESRRQYEEKSKEFEREKHAHSILQFQFMEIKEALKQREEMLAEIQQLQQKQQSYVREISDLQETIEWKDKKIGALERQKDFFDSIRSERDDLRDEVLVLKEQLKKHGIIPDSDVATNGDTSDILDNEGHLDSPRSAPGTTQALKTGGEGMLGKAKEVEMKNEILEDVGKREILQNTEHEEHKEESEEEVQTLHAAENAKAEQMVEERHALPAVMLPESRFAEQAQSLPEPVSGSTPSNSDSDTDGLRKVTEPRGTAAQQPESAQAEHHDLSARTNEILELGSLQGHPIFETPQEMFCDSGTEQQLGEAAPNQEEQEDLETSHALSDDEMDEGSDTTSEGSELVSNQAGLPEGAVAGLLREEGNVESSTPEEPQHSEESAENKVANVLEEKFVDCTDGRSDKTAGDRAEEEDEVGNTVQGQMREDESVALEGTEPCERDVPAEPLGKEGGEHQVLIQPDSSQDSASASPEEPGTQGKSEEETATAEKDGQKEELMEELEECSGSAGTGRQGVVSVEAAGSIPEGKGGELQQAQPGTEVGAITQETHSDPSLLDDKVKESELETGDEAGEGQESRTEWVEDLNPKAEVQTSWGSEETAEGTEGEKNVPSEGEEQEVVQQVEGESKEESGVGVTVTTENKASKETLKENEQEVELAHHPGGESASEEGANDALQQKPVQDENIGEQVKLEEGADNSLAQKLVQNENIGEQVKLEEGANNSLPQEAVQDEKISEQVKLEEGVNDSLEQKAVQDENTNEQVKLQERANNSLPQKAVQDEKISEQVKLEEGANDSLEQKAVQDDISEQVKLEEEVNDSLPQKPVLDDISEQVKLEDQAEESLEDDGDAFDFDEESNQILESDGKCDGEKADAQGEEGDGANGAVGKTAHTDKAGEGRDKMETKDALTKGGEALQHKKDEPEETGCLQGEALGKADEEEDEIKVSDSSKVGKFQDQDVLEQDLESAFIKRAESREDLQVGKRSKGRSRDDCTIS
- the LRRFIP1 gene encoding leucine-rich repeat flightless-interacting protein 1 isoform X18 codes for the protein MGTPGAGRKRLPNRERLTAEDDALNQIAREAEARLAAKRAARAEAREIRMKELERQQKEIYQVQKKYYGLDTKWGDIEQWMEDSERYSRRARRNASASDEDERMSVGSRGSLRPSEYSCYLGSGSRASSRASSARASPVIEERPEKDFEKGARTVSSLSAATLASLGGTSSRRGSGDTSISADTEASIREIKDSLAEVEEKYKKAMVSNAQLDNEKTNFMYQVDTLKDALLELEEQLAESRRQYEEKSKEFEREKHAHSILQFQFMEIKEALKQREEMLAEIQQLQQKQQSYVREISDLQETIEWKDKKIGALERQKDFFDSIRSERDDLRDEVLVLKEQLKKHGIIPDSDVATNGDTSDILDNEGHLDSPRSAPGTTQALKTGGEGMLGKAKEVEMKNEILEDVGKREILQNTEHEEHKEESEEEVQTLHAAENAKAEQMVEERHALPAVMLPESRFAEQAQSLPEPVSGSTPSNSDSDTDGLRKVTEPRGTAAQQPESAQAEHHDLSARTNEILELGSLQGHPIFETPQEMFCDSGTEQQLGEAAPNQEEQEDLETSHALSDDEMDEGSDTTSEGSELVSNQAGLPEGAVAGLLREEGNVESSTPEEPQHSEESAENKVANVLEEKFVDCTDGRSDKTAGDRAEEEDEVGNTVQGQMREDESVALEGTEPCERDVPAEPLGKEGGEHQVLIQPDSSQDSASASPEEPGTQGKSEEETATAEKDGQKEELMEELEECSGSAGTGRQGVVSVEAAGSIPEGKGGELQQAQPGTEVGAITQETHSDPSLLDDKVKESELETGDEAGEGQESRTEWVEDLNPKAEVQTSWGSEETAEGTEGEKNVPSEGEEQEVVQQVEGESKEESGVGVTVTTENKASKETLKENEQEVELAHHPGGESASEEGANDALQQKPVQDENIGEQVKLEEGADNSLAQKLVQNENIGEQVKLEEGANNSLPQEAVQDEKISEQVKLEEGVNDSLEQKAVQDENTNEQVKLQERANNSLPQKAVQDEKISEQVKLEEGANDSLEQKAVQDDISEQVKLEEEVNDSLPQKPVLDDISEQVKLEDQAEESLEDDGDAFDFDEESNQILESDGKCDGEKADAQGEEGDGANGAVGKTAHTDKAGEGRDKMETKDALTKGGEALQHKKDEPEETGCLQGEALGKADEEEDEIKVSDSSKVGKFQDQDVLEQDLESAFIKRAESREDLQVGKRSKGRSRDDCTIS